The proteins below are encoded in one region of Vicinamibacteria bacterium:
- a CDS encoding CocE/NonD family hydrolase, with protein FATAPLESDLEITGPLRTVLYVRTTARSTDFTTNLLDIDPDGRVFNISEGILRRSYSIGPGAEEPIEIEIPMWPTSLLVPRGHRLGLDVSSSNTPRFDVNPNTGGDIATETHPVSAEQTVFWGGSTPSRIILPIVPR; from the coding sequence TTCGCAACCGCGCCCTTGGAATCGGATCTGGAAATCACGGGTCCCCTCCGAACCGTCCTCTACGTCCGCACGACGGCGCGATCCACCGATTTCACCACGAATCTCCTGGACATCGATCCCGACGGGCGTGTTTTCAATATTTCGGAAGGGATCTTGCGGCGTTCCTACTCGATCGGTCCCGGAGCGGAAGAGCCCATCGAGATCGAGATCCCGATGTGGCCGACGAGCCTGCTCGTTCCTCGAGGTCACCGCCTCGGTCTCGATGTCTCGAGCAGCAACACCCCGCGCTTCGACGTCAACCCCAACACCGGAGGCGACATCGCCACGGAAACACATCCCGTCTCTGCCGAGCAAACGGTCTTTTGGGGAGGCAGCACGCCGTCGCGAATCATCCTCCCCATCGTCCCGCGTTAG